The following are encoded together in the Diachasmimorpha longicaudata isolate KC_UGA_2023 chromosome 3, iyDiaLong2, whole genome shotgun sequence genome:
- the LOC135160704 gene encoding uncharacterized protein LOC135160704 isoform X2, translating to MCRDSDCSCIAGLTGGGKKYLINNSLKVECANVGYCECGKKSCGRALAVQLSSSSYLGGRGGGKLCENTSGPHSARHPGGMVLWAAILFLHGAGFVGSMTGIPGVPENITVMFLNPTSVRVSWSTSQVDQVEKYDVTYKPTDARNFTIDREDFSDRNETIDQYYESYNETYNETFSLTYYEPYNETYDERNDTSDRMVRLVAGNSDAVTLSDLQADTQYQLVITAVRGGKKYRSRPIVFRTLEPPRTSPQQDAAVTGGPIPPPPPSSQQPHAYIQVRGVEVGIVVMVLLVWAGAIALFFNRWGKIRMLLPYQPDYKEQLKVPGTGVCTAANAACTQHSSQHACSQVSRSAESLAETSEPIAHFNHENHLHWSSHRVDSLDSTGGAGGMAWPRASRPRVNSAIDVAGFLSQEFLRRHGSTSRLCRKVRSADNLPLASSGHQDCEQTSCHDECMEMDRERDIFLPRKSEDDEKFGETDFESKRQSSSESGSKDHTDAPLIESYHQQSTSRSTTPGNSTTTSISGVGRRFGGWRFGGSHEYVRCPVRQPASIDERINRRSCEPDFTRVKPHHPRYLHHCSTDTDSHSRSCDYTRYTIEPNIETQHFGLPILSVSEPSPPDEKNRLDDYL from the exons ATGTGTCGTGATAGTGATTGTTCATGTATCGCGGGTTTAACCGGTGGtgggaaaaaatatctcataaataattcattaaaagtTGAATGTGCGAATGTCGGTTATTGTGAATGTGGGAAGAAGAGCTGTGGAAGAGCGCTGGCTGTGCAGTTATCATCATCGTCATATTTAGGAGGAAGAGGTGGTGGAAAATTGTGCGAGAACACGAGCGGTCCACATTCGGCCCGCCACCCTGGCGGTATGGTCCTTTGGGCCGCTATACTATTCCTTCATGGAGCTGGATTCGTTG GATCGATGACAGGTATTCCTGGCGTACCAGAAAACATAACTGTCATGTTTCTGAATCCAACATCAGTAAGAGTATCCTGGAGCACCAGCCAGGTCGACCAAGTGGAAAAGTACGATGTGACATACAAACCAACCGATGCAAG GAATTTTACTATTGACAG GGAAGATTTCAGTGACAG GAATGAAACCATCGATCAGTACTATGAATCTTACAATGAAACATACAACGAAACGTTCAGCCTAACATACTACGAACCGTACAATGAGACGTACGATGAAAG GAACGATACCAGTGACAG GATGGTGCGGTTGGTCGCAGGGAACAGCGACGCTGTCACACTCAGCGATCTCCAAGCTGACACCCAGTACCAATTGGTGATCACAGCTGTGAGAGGAGGCAAGAAATATCGAAGTCGACCGATCGTCTTCCGTACACTCG AGCCACCACGAACCTCTCCACAGCAGGATGCAGCAGTCACAGGAGGTCCCATACCACCGCCTCCACCATCATCACAACAGCCACATGCTTATATCCAA GTACGTGGAGTGGAAGTTGGGATAGTAGTGATGGTCTTACTCGTATGGGCGGGTGCGATAGCCCTGTTCTTCAACCGATGGGGGAAGATACGTATGTTGTTACCTTATCAACCGGACTACAAGGAGCAACTCAAAGTACCCGGGACTGGAGTATGCACAGCAGCAAATGCTGCCTGTACACAGCACTCTAGTCAACATGCCTGTTCACAG GTGAGCCGAAGTGCGGAGAGTCTTGCCGAGACGTCAGAACCGATTGCACATTTCAATCATGAAAAT CATCTCCACTGGTCGAGCCATCGCGTGGATTCCCTGGACAGCACTGGTGGAGCTGGAGGTATGGCGTGGCCAAGAGCCTCGAGGCCTCGAGTCAACAGTGCCATCGACGTTGCTGGCTTTCTGTCCCAG gAATTCCTCCGACGTCACGGCTCTACATCCCGTCTATGTCGGAAGGTTCGCAGTGCAGATAATTTGCCCCTAGCATCATCTGGCCATCAGGATTGCGAACAAACAAGCTGTCATGATGAGTGCATGGAGatggacagagagagggacatATTTCTGCCGAGAAAGAGTGAGGACGATGAGAAATTTGGTGAGACTGACTTCGAGTCGAAGAGACAGAGCAGCTCAGAAAGTGGATCAAAGGATCACACTGATGCACCCCTTATTGAATCCTACCATCAGCAATCCACCTCCAG GAGCACCACTCCAGGGAACAGCACAACAACGTCCATCTCAGGAGTAGGAAGACGATTTGGGGGCTGGAGATTTGGAGGTAGTCATGAATATGTCAGATGTCCTGTTCGACAGCCAGCTTCCATAGATGAAag gaTAAATCGTCGTTCCTGCGAACCAGATTTTACAAGAGTCAAACCCCACCACCCACGTTATTTGCACCATTGCTCAACAGACACCGACAGTCACTCACGAAGCTGCGATTACACAAGATACACGATAGAACCGAATATCGAGACCCAGCACTTTGGTCTGCCAATTCTCAGTGTCAGTGAGCCAAGTCCGccggatgaaaaaaatcgcctCGATGATTATTTGTAG
- the LOC135160704 gene encoding uncharacterized protein LOC135160704 isoform X10: protein MCRDSDCSCIAGLTGGGKKYLINNSLKVECANVGYCECGKKSCGRALAVQLSSSSYLGGRGGGKLCENTSGPHSARHPGGMVLWAAILFLHGAGFVGSMTGIPGVPENITVMFLNPTSVRVSWSTSQVDQVEKYDVTYKPTDARNFTIDREDFSDRNETIDQYYESYNETYNETFSLTYYEPYNETYDERNDTSDSYRMVRLVAGNSDAVTLSDLQADTQYQLVITAVRGGKKYRSRPIVFRTLEPPRTSPQQDAAVTGGPIPPPPPSSQQPHAYIQVRGVEVGIVVMVLLVWAGAIALFFNRWGKIRMLLPYQPDYKEQLKVPGTGVCTAANAACTQHSSQHACSQHLHWSSHRVDSLDSTGGAGGMAWPRASRPRVNSAIDVAGFLSQEFLRRHGSTSRLCRKVRSADNLPLASSGHQDCEQTSCHDECMEMDRERDIFLPRKSEDDEKFGETDFESKRQSSSESGSKDHTDAPLIESYHQQSTSRSTTPGNSTTTSISGVGRRFGGWRFGGSHEYVRCPVRQPASIDERINRRSCEPDFTRVKPHHPRYLHHCSTDTDSHSRSCDYTRYTIEPNIETQHFGLPILSVSEPSPPDEKNRLDDYL, encoded by the exons ATGTGTCGTGATAGTGATTGTTCATGTATCGCGGGTTTAACCGGTGGtgggaaaaaatatctcataaataattcattaaaagtTGAATGTGCGAATGTCGGTTATTGTGAATGTGGGAAGAAGAGCTGTGGAAGAGCGCTGGCTGTGCAGTTATCATCATCGTCATATTTAGGAGGAAGAGGTGGTGGAAAATTGTGCGAGAACACGAGCGGTCCACATTCGGCCCGCCACCCTGGCGGTATGGTCCTTTGGGCCGCTATACTATTCCTTCATGGAGCTGGATTCGTTG GATCGATGACAGGTATTCCTGGCGTACCAGAAAACATAACTGTCATGTTTCTGAATCCAACATCAGTAAGAGTATCCTGGAGCACCAGCCAGGTCGACCAAGTGGAAAAGTACGATGTGACATACAAACCAACCGATGCAAG GAATTTTACTATTGACAG GGAAGATTTCAGTGACAG GAATGAAACCATCGATCAGTACTATGAATCTTACAATGAAACATACAACGAAACGTTCAGCCTAACATACTACGAACCGTACAATGAGACGTACGATGAAAG GAACGATACCAGTGACAG TTACAGGATGGTGCGGTTGGTCGCAGGGAACAGCGACGCTGTCACACTCAGCGATCTCCAAGCTGACACCCAGTACCAATTGGTGATCACAGCTGTGAGAGGAGGCAAGAAATATCGAAGTCGACCGATCGTCTTCCGTACACTCG AGCCACCACGAACCTCTCCACAGCAGGATGCAGCAGTCACAGGAGGTCCCATACCACCGCCTCCACCATCATCACAACAGCCACATGCTTATATCCAA GTACGTGGAGTGGAAGTTGGGATAGTAGTGATGGTCTTACTCGTATGGGCGGGTGCGATAGCCCTGTTCTTCAACCGATGGGGGAAGATACGTATGTTGTTACCTTATCAACCGGACTACAAGGAGCAACTCAAAGTACCCGGGACTGGAGTATGCACAGCAGCAAATGCTGCCTGTACACAGCACTCTAGTCAACATGCCTGTTCACAG CATCTCCACTGGTCGAGCCATCGCGTGGATTCCCTGGACAGCACTGGTGGAGCTGGAGGTATGGCGTGGCCAAGAGCCTCGAGGCCTCGAGTCAACAGTGCCATCGACGTTGCTGGCTTTCTGTCCCAG gAATTCCTCCGACGTCACGGCTCTACATCCCGTCTATGTCGGAAGGTTCGCAGTGCAGATAATTTGCCCCTAGCATCATCTGGCCATCAGGATTGCGAACAAACAAGCTGTCATGATGAGTGCATGGAGatggacagagagagggacatATTTCTGCCGAGAAAGAGTGAGGACGATGAGAAATTTGGTGAGACTGACTTCGAGTCGAAGAGACAGAGCAGCTCAGAAAGTGGATCAAAGGATCACACTGATGCACCCCTTATTGAATCCTACCATCAGCAATCCACCTCCAG GAGCACCACTCCAGGGAACAGCACAACAACGTCCATCTCAGGAGTAGGAAGACGATTTGGGGGCTGGAGATTTGGAGGTAGTCATGAATATGTCAGATGTCCTGTTCGACAGCCAGCTTCCATAGATGAAag gaTAAATCGTCGTTCCTGCGAACCAGATTTTACAAGAGTCAAACCCCACCACCCACGTTATTTGCACCATTGCTCAACAGACACCGACAGTCACTCACGAAGCTGCGATTACACAAGATACACGATAGAACCGAATATCGAGACCCAGCACTTTGGTCTGCCAATTCTCAGTGTCAGTGAGCCAAGTCCGccggatgaaaaaaatcgcctCGATGATTATTTGTAG
- the LOC135160704 gene encoding uncharacterized protein LOC135160704 isoform X14: MCRDSDCSCIAGLTGGGKKYLINNSLKVECANVGYCECGKKSCGRALAVQLSSSSYLGGRGGGKLCENTSGPHSARHPGGMVLWAAILFLHGAGFVGSMTGIPGVPENITVMFLNPTSVRVSWSTSQVDQVEKYDVTYKPTDARNFTIDREDFSDRNETIDQYYESYNETYNETFSLTYYEPYNETYDERNDTSDSYRMVRLVAGNSDAVTLSDLQADTQYQLVITAVRGGKKYRSRPIVFRTLEPPRTSPQQDAAVTGGPIPPPPPSSQQPHAYIQVRGVEVGIVVMVLLVWAGAIALFFNRWGKIRMLLPYQPDYKEQLKVPGTGVCTAANAACTQHSSQHACSQEFLRRHGSTSRLCRKVRSADNLPLASSGHQDCEQTSCHDECMEMDRERDIFLPRKSEDDEKFGETDFESKRQSSSESGSKDHTDAPLIESYHQQSTSRSTTPGNSTTTSISGVGRRFGGWRFGGSHEYVRCPVRQPASIDERINRRSCEPDFTRVKPHHPRYLHHCSTDTDSHSRSCDYTRYTIEPNIETQHFGLPILSVSEPSPPDEKNRLDDYL; encoded by the exons ATGTGTCGTGATAGTGATTGTTCATGTATCGCGGGTTTAACCGGTGGtgggaaaaaatatctcataaataattcattaaaagtTGAATGTGCGAATGTCGGTTATTGTGAATGTGGGAAGAAGAGCTGTGGAAGAGCGCTGGCTGTGCAGTTATCATCATCGTCATATTTAGGAGGAAGAGGTGGTGGAAAATTGTGCGAGAACACGAGCGGTCCACATTCGGCCCGCCACCCTGGCGGTATGGTCCTTTGGGCCGCTATACTATTCCTTCATGGAGCTGGATTCGTTG GATCGATGACAGGTATTCCTGGCGTACCAGAAAACATAACTGTCATGTTTCTGAATCCAACATCAGTAAGAGTATCCTGGAGCACCAGCCAGGTCGACCAAGTGGAAAAGTACGATGTGACATACAAACCAACCGATGCAAG GAATTTTACTATTGACAG GGAAGATTTCAGTGACAG GAATGAAACCATCGATCAGTACTATGAATCTTACAATGAAACATACAACGAAACGTTCAGCCTAACATACTACGAACCGTACAATGAGACGTACGATGAAAG GAACGATACCAGTGACAG TTACAGGATGGTGCGGTTGGTCGCAGGGAACAGCGACGCTGTCACACTCAGCGATCTCCAAGCTGACACCCAGTACCAATTGGTGATCACAGCTGTGAGAGGAGGCAAGAAATATCGAAGTCGACCGATCGTCTTCCGTACACTCG AGCCACCACGAACCTCTCCACAGCAGGATGCAGCAGTCACAGGAGGTCCCATACCACCGCCTCCACCATCATCACAACAGCCACATGCTTATATCCAA GTACGTGGAGTGGAAGTTGGGATAGTAGTGATGGTCTTACTCGTATGGGCGGGTGCGATAGCCCTGTTCTTCAACCGATGGGGGAAGATACGTATGTTGTTACCTTATCAACCGGACTACAAGGAGCAACTCAAAGTACCCGGGACTGGAGTATGCACAGCAGCAAATGCTGCCTGTACACAGCACTCTAGTCAACATGCCTGTTCACAG gAATTCCTCCGACGTCACGGCTCTACATCCCGTCTATGTCGGAAGGTTCGCAGTGCAGATAATTTGCCCCTAGCATCATCTGGCCATCAGGATTGCGAACAAACAAGCTGTCATGATGAGTGCATGGAGatggacagagagagggacatATTTCTGCCGAGAAAGAGTGAGGACGATGAGAAATTTGGTGAGACTGACTTCGAGTCGAAGAGACAGAGCAGCTCAGAAAGTGGATCAAAGGATCACACTGATGCACCCCTTATTGAATCCTACCATCAGCAATCCACCTCCAG GAGCACCACTCCAGGGAACAGCACAACAACGTCCATCTCAGGAGTAGGAAGACGATTTGGGGGCTGGAGATTTGGAGGTAGTCATGAATATGTCAGATGTCCTGTTCGACAGCCAGCTTCCATAGATGAAag gaTAAATCGTCGTTCCTGCGAACCAGATTTTACAAGAGTCAAACCCCACCACCCACGTTATTTGCACCATTGCTCAACAGACACCGACAGTCACTCACGAAGCTGCGATTACACAAGATACACGATAGAACCGAATATCGAGACCCAGCACTTTGGTCTGCCAATTCTCAGTGTCAGTGAGCCAAGTCCGccggatgaaaaaaatcgcctCGATGATTATTTGTAG
- the LOC135160704 gene encoding uncharacterized protein LOC135160704 isoform X9 produces the protein MCRDSDCSCIAGLTGGGKKYLINNSLKVECANVGYCECGKKSCGRALAVQLSSSSYLGGRGGGKLCENTSGPHSARHPGGMVLWAAILFLHGAGFVGSMTGIPGVPENITVMFLNPTSVRVSWSTSQVDQVEKYDVTYKPTDARNETIDQYYESYNETYNETFSLTYYEPYNETYDESYRMVRLVAGNSDAVTLSDLQADTQYQLVITAVRGGKKYRSRPIVFRTLEPPRTSPQQDAAVTGGPIPPPPPSSQQPHAYIQVRGVEVGIVVMVLLVWAGAIALFFNRWGKIRMLLPYQPDYKEQLKVPGTGVCTAANAACTQHSSQHACSQVSRSAESLAETSEPIAHFNHENHLHWSSHRVDSLDSTGGAGGMAWPRASRPRVNSAIDVAGFLSQEFLRRHGSTSRLCRKVRSADNLPLASSGHQDCEQTSCHDECMEMDRERDIFLPRKSEDDEKFGETDFESKRQSSSESGSKDHTDAPLIESYHQQSTSRSTTPGNSTTTSISGVGRRFGGWRFGGSHEYVRCPVRQPASIDERINRRSCEPDFTRVKPHHPRYLHHCSTDTDSHSRSCDYTRYTIEPNIETQHFGLPILSVSEPSPPDEKNRLDDYL, from the exons ATGTGTCGTGATAGTGATTGTTCATGTATCGCGGGTTTAACCGGTGGtgggaaaaaatatctcataaataattcattaaaagtTGAATGTGCGAATGTCGGTTATTGTGAATGTGGGAAGAAGAGCTGTGGAAGAGCGCTGGCTGTGCAGTTATCATCATCGTCATATTTAGGAGGAAGAGGTGGTGGAAAATTGTGCGAGAACACGAGCGGTCCACATTCGGCCCGCCACCCTGGCGGTATGGTCCTTTGGGCCGCTATACTATTCCTTCATGGAGCTGGATTCGTTG GATCGATGACAGGTATTCCTGGCGTACCAGAAAACATAACTGTCATGTTTCTGAATCCAACATCAGTAAGAGTATCCTGGAGCACCAGCCAGGTCGACCAAGTGGAAAAGTACGATGTGACATACAAACCAACCGATGCAAG GAATGAAACCATCGATCAGTACTATGAATCTTACAATGAAACATACAACGAAACGTTCAGCCTAACATACTACGAACCGTACAATGAGACGTACGATGAAAG TTACAGGATGGTGCGGTTGGTCGCAGGGAACAGCGACGCTGTCACACTCAGCGATCTCCAAGCTGACACCCAGTACCAATTGGTGATCACAGCTGTGAGAGGAGGCAAGAAATATCGAAGTCGACCGATCGTCTTCCGTACACTCG AGCCACCACGAACCTCTCCACAGCAGGATGCAGCAGTCACAGGAGGTCCCATACCACCGCCTCCACCATCATCACAACAGCCACATGCTTATATCCAA GTACGTGGAGTGGAAGTTGGGATAGTAGTGATGGTCTTACTCGTATGGGCGGGTGCGATAGCCCTGTTCTTCAACCGATGGGGGAAGATACGTATGTTGTTACCTTATCAACCGGACTACAAGGAGCAACTCAAAGTACCCGGGACTGGAGTATGCACAGCAGCAAATGCTGCCTGTACACAGCACTCTAGTCAACATGCCTGTTCACAG GTGAGCCGAAGTGCGGAGAGTCTTGCCGAGACGTCAGAACCGATTGCACATTTCAATCATGAAAAT CATCTCCACTGGTCGAGCCATCGCGTGGATTCCCTGGACAGCACTGGTGGAGCTGGAGGTATGGCGTGGCCAAGAGCCTCGAGGCCTCGAGTCAACAGTGCCATCGACGTTGCTGGCTTTCTGTCCCAG gAATTCCTCCGACGTCACGGCTCTACATCCCGTCTATGTCGGAAGGTTCGCAGTGCAGATAATTTGCCCCTAGCATCATCTGGCCATCAGGATTGCGAACAAACAAGCTGTCATGATGAGTGCATGGAGatggacagagagagggacatATTTCTGCCGAGAAAGAGTGAGGACGATGAGAAATTTGGTGAGACTGACTTCGAGTCGAAGAGACAGAGCAGCTCAGAAAGTGGATCAAAGGATCACACTGATGCACCCCTTATTGAATCCTACCATCAGCAATCCACCTCCAG GAGCACCACTCCAGGGAACAGCACAACAACGTCCATCTCAGGAGTAGGAAGACGATTTGGGGGCTGGAGATTTGGAGGTAGTCATGAATATGTCAGATGTCCTGTTCGACAGCCAGCTTCCATAGATGAAag gaTAAATCGTCGTTCCTGCGAACCAGATTTTACAAGAGTCAAACCCCACCACCCACGTTATTTGCACCATTGCTCAACAGACACCGACAGTCACTCACGAAGCTGCGATTACACAAGATACACGATAGAACCGAATATCGAGACCCAGCACTTTGGTCTGCCAATTCTCAGTGTCAGTGAGCCAAGTCCGccggatgaaaaaaatcgcctCGATGATTATTTGTAG
- the LOC135160704 gene encoding uncharacterized protein LOC135160704 isoform X8, which produces MCRDSDCSCIAGLTGGGKKYLINNSLKVECANVGYCECGKKSCGRALAVQLSSSSYLGGRGGGKLCENTSGPHSARHPGGMVLWAAILFLHGAGFVGSMTGIPGVPENITVMFLNPTSVRVSWSTSQVDQVEKYDVTYKPTDARNETIDQYYESYNETYNETFSLTYYEPYNETYDERNDTSDRMVRLVAGNSDAVTLSDLQADTQYQLVITAVRGGKKYRSRPIVFRTLEPPRTSPQQDAAVTGGPIPPPPPSSQQPHAYIQVRGVEVGIVVMVLLVWAGAIALFFNRWGKIRMLLPYQPDYKEQLKVPGTGVCTAANAACTQHSSQHACSQVSRSAESLAETSEPIAHFNHENHLHWSSHRVDSLDSTGGAGGMAWPRASRPRVNSAIDVAGFLSQEFLRRHGSTSRLCRKVRSADNLPLASSGHQDCEQTSCHDECMEMDRERDIFLPRKSEDDEKFGETDFESKRQSSSESGSKDHTDAPLIESYHQQSTSRSTTPGNSTTTSISGVGRRFGGWRFGGSHEYVRCPVRQPASIDERINRRSCEPDFTRVKPHHPRYLHHCSTDTDSHSRSCDYTRYTIEPNIETQHFGLPILSVSEPSPPDEKNRLDDYL; this is translated from the exons ATGTGTCGTGATAGTGATTGTTCATGTATCGCGGGTTTAACCGGTGGtgggaaaaaatatctcataaataattcattaaaagtTGAATGTGCGAATGTCGGTTATTGTGAATGTGGGAAGAAGAGCTGTGGAAGAGCGCTGGCTGTGCAGTTATCATCATCGTCATATTTAGGAGGAAGAGGTGGTGGAAAATTGTGCGAGAACACGAGCGGTCCACATTCGGCCCGCCACCCTGGCGGTATGGTCCTTTGGGCCGCTATACTATTCCTTCATGGAGCTGGATTCGTTG GATCGATGACAGGTATTCCTGGCGTACCAGAAAACATAACTGTCATGTTTCTGAATCCAACATCAGTAAGAGTATCCTGGAGCACCAGCCAGGTCGACCAAGTGGAAAAGTACGATGTGACATACAAACCAACCGATGCAAG GAATGAAACCATCGATCAGTACTATGAATCTTACAATGAAACATACAACGAAACGTTCAGCCTAACATACTACGAACCGTACAATGAGACGTACGATGAAAG GAACGATACCAGTGACAG GATGGTGCGGTTGGTCGCAGGGAACAGCGACGCTGTCACACTCAGCGATCTCCAAGCTGACACCCAGTACCAATTGGTGATCACAGCTGTGAGAGGAGGCAAGAAATATCGAAGTCGACCGATCGTCTTCCGTACACTCG AGCCACCACGAACCTCTCCACAGCAGGATGCAGCAGTCACAGGAGGTCCCATACCACCGCCTCCACCATCATCACAACAGCCACATGCTTATATCCAA GTACGTGGAGTGGAAGTTGGGATAGTAGTGATGGTCTTACTCGTATGGGCGGGTGCGATAGCCCTGTTCTTCAACCGATGGGGGAAGATACGTATGTTGTTACCTTATCAACCGGACTACAAGGAGCAACTCAAAGTACCCGGGACTGGAGTATGCACAGCAGCAAATGCTGCCTGTACACAGCACTCTAGTCAACATGCCTGTTCACAG GTGAGCCGAAGTGCGGAGAGTCTTGCCGAGACGTCAGAACCGATTGCACATTTCAATCATGAAAAT CATCTCCACTGGTCGAGCCATCGCGTGGATTCCCTGGACAGCACTGGTGGAGCTGGAGGTATGGCGTGGCCAAGAGCCTCGAGGCCTCGAGTCAACAGTGCCATCGACGTTGCTGGCTTTCTGTCCCAG gAATTCCTCCGACGTCACGGCTCTACATCCCGTCTATGTCGGAAGGTTCGCAGTGCAGATAATTTGCCCCTAGCATCATCTGGCCATCAGGATTGCGAACAAACAAGCTGTCATGATGAGTGCATGGAGatggacagagagagggacatATTTCTGCCGAGAAAGAGTGAGGACGATGAGAAATTTGGTGAGACTGACTTCGAGTCGAAGAGACAGAGCAGCTCAGAAAGTGGATCAAAGGATCACACTGATGCACCCCTTATTGAATCCTACCATCAGCAATCCACCTCCAG GAGCACCACTCCAGGGAACAGCACAACAACGTCCATCTCAGGAGTAGGAAGACGATTTGGGGGCTGGAGATTTGGAGGTAGTCATGAATATGTCAGATGTCCTGTTCGACAGCCAGCTTCCATAGATGAAag gaTAAATCGTCGTTCCTGCGAACCAGATTTTACAAGAGTCAAACCCCACCACCCACGTTATTTGCACCATTGCTCAACAGACACCGACAGTCACTCACGAAGCTGCGATTACACAAGATACACGATAGAACCGAATATCGAGACCCAGCACTTTGGTCTGCCAATTCTCAGTGTCAGTGAGCCAAGTCCGccggatgaaaaaaatcgcctCGATGATTATTTGTAG